Proteins from a single region of Nocardiopsis dassonvillei subsp. dassonvillei DSM 43111:
- a CDS encoding alpha/beta fold hydrolase → MRGINVTYTDRGAGYPTLLIHGHPFDRTMWEPQVRALAGRGYRVIAPDLRGYGSSTVVPGTTTLDTFARDLDALLDHLGLDVVSVVGLSMGGQIALELYRLFPDRVDSLTLAATNPSAETERGRAARVALAERLRAEGMRGYGDEVLVGMMTADNVRELPAVADHVRAMMYAAPPEGAAAALLGRARRQDYAPLLRRVSAPTLLVGGQHDVFTPPDLTESMHVLVPDSVVEIIEGAGHLPNLERPERFNEVLRRFLDRCRTRV, encoded by the coding sequence GTGCGCGGGATCAACGTCACCTACACCGACCGCGGCGCCGGGTACCCCACCCTCCTGATCCACGGTCACCCCTTCGACCGCACCATGTGGGAACCCCAGGTCAGGGCCCTGGCGGGACGTGGTTACCGGGTGATCGCCCCCGACCTGCGCGGGTACGGGAGCAGCACCGTCGTCCCCGGGACCACGACCCTGGACACCTTCGCCCGCGACCTGGACGCGCTCCTGGACCACCTGGGCCTGGACGTGGTGAGCGTGGTGGGGCTGTCGATGGGCGGCCAGATCGCCCTGGAGCTGTACCGGCTCTTCCCCGACCGCGTCGACTCGCTGACCCTGGCGGCCACCAACCCCAGCGCCGAGACCGAGCGGGGCCGTGCCGCCCGCGTGGCGCTGGCCGAGCGGCTGCGCGCCGAGGGCATGCGCGGCTACGGCGACGAGGTGCTCGTGGGCATGATGACCGCCGACAACGTGCGCGAACTGCCCGCGGTGGCCGACCACGTGCGCGCGATGATGTACGCCGCCCCGCCCGAGGGCGCGGCGGCCGCCCTGCTGGGCCGCGCCAGACGCCAGGACTACGCGCCCCTGCTGCGCCGGGTGTCCGCGCCGACCCTGTTGGTGGGGGGCCAGCACGACGTGTTCACCCCGCCCGATCTCACCGAGTCCATGCACGTGCTGGTGCCGGACTCGGTCGTGGAGATCATCGAGGGCGCCGGGCACCTGCCCAACCTGGAGCGGCCCGAGCGGTTCAACGAGGTGCTGCGCCGCTTCCTGGACCGCTGCCGCACCCGCGTCTAG
- a CDS encoding MFS transporter — protein sequence MTTLSPRAPGMRASRLTRPLYAYAALGEFVLLYPLYALLFDETGLTVAQISSLFVIWSLSSVLASVPAGAWADVVPRRYLLAAAPLLAACAFVLWLLWPGYWTFALGFVLWGAGGALSSGSLEALVYTELARRDASDRYARVMGVTRALDVAAVGAATLLAIPVMAHGGYAAVGAASVAVCVLCALAALALPEHRAAEGGPASADGAAGAGEAEEGPSGYLDALRGGLAEARSSRRVRGAIVLVVAVTAFWEALDEYVPLLVAESGVPAATVPVAVLVVWAFVLLGGLLAGPASRLPVRALAVLVGLAAPAIAAGALLDGPVGWVLIGVGFGLCQTAGVVADARLQDRITGSSRATVTSLAGLGTDALTTASYLLYAGVFAVTGHALAFALFALPYLVAALFLGRGTRGARPVRRSPDRKGEARR from the coding sequence ATGACCACTCTGTCCCCGCGTGCCCCCGGCATGCGCGCGTCCCGTCTGACCCGACCCCTGTACGCCTACGCGGCCCTGGGGGAGTTCGTCCTCCTCTACCCGCTGTACGCGCTGCTGTTCGACGAGACCGGCCTGACCGTCGCCCAGATCAGCTCCCTGTTCGTGATCTGGTCACTGTCCTCGGTCCTCGCGTCCGTCCCCGCCGGGGCCTGGGCCGACGTGGTGCCGAGGCGCTACCTGCTGGCCGCCGCGCCGCTCCTGGCCGCGTGCGCGTTCGTGCTGTGGCTGCTGTGGCCCGGCTACTGGACCTTCGCGCTCGGCTTCGTCCTGTGGGGCGCGGGCGGCGCGCTGTCCTCGGGCTCCCTCGAAGCCCTCGTCTACACCGAACTCGCCCGCCGCGACGCGTCCGACCGCTACGCCCGGGTCATGGGCGTGACCCGCGCCCTGGACGTGGCCGCCGTCGGCGCCGCCACCCTGCTGGCCATCCCCGTCATGGCCCACGGCGGCTACGCGGCGGTCGGCGCGGCCAGCGTCGCCGTCTGCGTGCTGTGCGCCCTGGCGGCCCTGGCCCTGCCCGAGCACCGCGCCGCCGAGGGCGGCCCCGCCTCCGCCGACGGCGCCGCGGGGGCCGGGGAAGCGGAGGAGGGGCCCTCCGGCTACCTGGACGCCCTGCGCGGCGGACTGGCCGAGGCCCGCTCCAGCCGGCGGGTGCGCGGCGCGATCGTGCTGGTGGTCGCGGTGACCGCGTTCTGGGAGGCGCTGGACGAGTACGTCCCCCTGCTCGTCGCCGAGTCCGGCGTCCCCGCCGCCACCGTTCCCGTGGCGGTCCTGGTGGTGTGGGCCTTCGTGCTCCTGGGCGGGCTGCTGGCGGGGCCCGCCTCCCGGCTGCCCGTACGGGCCCTGGCCGTCCTGGTGGGCCTGGCCGCGCCCGCCATCGCCGCCGGAGCCCTGCTGGACGGCCCGGTGGGATGGGTGCTGATCGGCGTGGGCTTCGGCCTGTGCCAGACCGCGGGCGTGGTCGCCGACGCCCGCCTGCAGGACCGCATCACCGGGTCGAGCCGGGCCACCGTCACCTCCCTGGCCGGTCTGGGCACCGACGCCCTCACCACGGCCTCCTACCTGCTGTACGCGGGGGTGTTCGCGGTGACCGGGCACGCCCTGGCGTTCGCCCTGTTCGCACTGCCCTACCTGGTGGCGGCGCTCTTCCTGGGCCGCGGTACCCGCGGGGCCCGTCCGGTCCGCCGCTCCCCTGACCGGAAGGGGGAGGCGCGGCGGTGA
- a CDS encoding helix-turn-helix domain-containing protein: MLDRLNRALEKVEEDTGRPVDVAEMARIALTSEHHLRRLFSALAGMPLSEYVRRRRLTLAGAEVLGGGDSLLDIAVRHGYGSAEAFARAFRAMHGVGPGEARRTGAVLVSQPRMSFRLTVEGSTTMRYRIVDKEAFRLVGPKARVPIVHEGRNHAMEEFVRSLDKGVRARVAELSDQEPRGVLGVTAALSPDRGEGSLIDYYEAAATSARGAEGMEALEVPSGTWVVFPKSVPVERCPEGLQHMWADAFGRWFPSNTAYRVTEGPEILRVSYTEDGATAEAELWLPVERL; encoded by the coding sequence ATGCTGGACCGGCTCAACCGGGCCCTGGAGAAGGTCGAGGAGGACACCGGGCGGCCGGTGGACGTGGCGGAGATGGCGCGGATCGCGCTCACCTCCGAGCACCACCTGCGCCGCCTGTTCTCGGCGCTGGCGGGGATGCCCCTGTCGGAGTACGTTCGGCGGCGCAGGCTCACCCTCGCCGGGGCCGAGGTGCTCGGGGGCGGCGACAGCCTGCTCGACATCGCGGTGCGCCACGGCTACGGGTCGGCCGAGGCCTTCGCCCGGGCCTTTCGCGCCATGCACGGTGTGGGGCCGGGCGAGGCGCGCCGGACCGGCGCGGTGCTCGTCTCGCAACCGAGGATGTCCTTCCGCCTGACCGTCGAGGGGAGTACCACCATGCGTTACCGGATCGTGGACAAGGAGGCCTTCCGCCTCGTGGGCCCCAAGGCACGGGTGCCGATCGTCCACGAGGGCCGCAACCACGCCATGGAGGAGTTCGTCAGGAGCCTGGACAAGGGGGTCCGGGCGCGCGTCGCGGAGCTCTCCGACCAGGAACCGCGCGGTGTCCTGGGCGTCACCGCCGCGCTGTCCCCCGACCGCGGGGAGGGGAGCCTGATCGACTACTACGAGGCCGCGGCGACCTCCGCCCGTGGCGCGGAGGGCATGGAGGCGCTGGAGGTGCCGAGCGGTACCTGGGTGGTCTTCCCCAAGTCGGTGCCCGTGGAGCGGTGCCCCGAGGGGTTGCAGCACATGTGGGCGGACGCCTTCGGCCGGTGGTTCCCCTCCAACACGGCCTACCGGGTCACCGAGGGGCCGGAGATCCTGCGGGTCTCCTACACCGAGGACGGCGCCACCGCCGAGGCCGAGCTGTGGCTGCCCGTCGAGCGCCTCTGA
- a CDS encoding TetR/AcrR family transcriptional regulator, with protein MRQNPARRAALLDAAIEVLAREGARGLTFRAVDTEAAVPNGTASNYFNNRDDLLTQVGHRFYERLDPDNNVIAAAQAGPRDRDRVAELMHEMVGRLTDFPSGYLALLELRLEATRRPELRQLLTERVRADLDANIAFHTESGMPGDASTVVLLYLALNWLILERLTLPDLFSQDRFHDLVTDVVEHIVPGPGRAD; from the coding sequence ATGAGGCAGAATCCGGCGCGCCGGGCGGCCCTGCTCGACGCGGCCATCGAGGTGCTCGCCCGCGAGGGCGCGCGGGGGCTGACCTTCCGGGCCGTGGACACCGAGGCGGCCGTCCCCAACGGCACGGCGTCCAACTACTTCAACAACCGCGACGACCTGCTCACCCAGGTCGGCCACCGCTTCTACGAGCGTCTGGACCCCGACAACAACGTGATCGCCGCGGCCCAGGCGGGACCGCGCGACCGCGACAGGGTCGCCGAGCTGATGCACGAGATGGTGGGGCGCCTCACCGACTTCCCCTCCGGCTACCTGGCCCTGCTGGAACTGCGGCTGGAGGCCACCCGCCGACCGGAGCTGCGCCAGTTGCTCACCGAGCGCGTCCGCGCCGACCTGGACGCCAACATCGCCTTCCACACCGAGTCCGGCATGCCCGGCGACGCGTCCACCGTCGTCCTGCTCTACCTGGCGCTGAACTGGCTCATCCTGGAGCGGCTCACCCTGCCCGACCTCTTCTCCCAGGACCGGTTTCACGACCTGGTGACCGACGTGGTCGAGCACATCGTCCCCGGCCCCGGCCGCGCGGACTGA
- a CDS encoding baeRF2 domain-containing protein has translation MDLGFLRPLYESDAPVASVHLDTSRDRTDAGKELELRWRHLRDELSSLGTDKATLDVLEQAVRDGSSRAFGSHGHSLFASEGRLLGAYTLSEPPAQSRALRMPVPDPLPVVVDRGRYLPYVLVALDRVNAKVFSYTGHPSSEPASEKDFSGADLRNIDPMGRGGPGVLSGYNGRFDGKHYPMETWRENTARIAQQVREAVAEVDARIIFVGGDEEAIAYLRDNLGERKLSIPIRLVAGGRGGPDAEERLHAAAAEALRDFVIDGHDDIIADYHQKLANDQAVRGTEPTLPMLSEARVRTLLLGADRDGEPELWGSPGEPVLVSKNPADLDDPDAAFRAPASALMLRSAMAADAGFGEVLDHGHTSNENGAILRFPTSPNERV, from the coding sequence ATGGACCTGGGTTTTCTGCGACCTCTGTACGAGAGCGACGCTCCGGTGGCCTCGGTGCACCTGGACACCAGCCGCGACAGGACCGACGCCGGCAAGGAACTCGAACTGCGCTGGCGCCACCTGCGGGACGAACTCTCCTCGCTGGGCACCGACAAGGCGACCCTGGACGTGCTGGAACAGGCGGTCAGGGACGGGTCCTCCCGGGCCTTCGGCAGTCACGGCCACTCCCTGTTCGCCTCCGAGGGGCGTCTGCTCGGCGCGTACACGCTCTCCGAACCGCCCGCGCAGAGCCGCGCCCTGCGCATGCCGGTTCCCGATCCCCTTCCCGTGGTCGTGGACCGGGGGCGCTACCTGCCCTACGTCCTGGTGGCGCTGGACCGGGTCAACGCCAAGGTGTTCTCCTACACCGGCCACCCCTCCAGCGAACCGGCCTCCGAGAAGGACTTCTCCGGTGCCGACCTGCGCAACATCGACCCGATGGGCCGCGGCGGGCCCGGTGTCCTGAGCGGGTACAACGGCCGCTTCGACGGCAAGCACTACCCCATGGAGACCTGGCGGGAGAACACCGCCCGGATCGCCCAGCAGGTGCGCGAGGCCGTCGCCGAGGTGGACGCCCGGATCATCTTCGTCGGCGGTGACGAGGAGGCCATCGCCTACCTGCGCGACAACCTGGGCGAGCGCAAGCTGAGCATCCCGATCAGGCTGGTGGCCGGCGGACGGGGCGGCCCCGACGCCGAGGAGCGCCTGCACGCGGCCGCGGCGGAGGCGCTGCGCGACTTCGTCATCGACGGCCATGACGACATCATCGCCGACTACCACCAGAAACTCGCCAACGACCAGGCGGTGCGCGGCACCGAGCCCACCCTGCCGATGCTGTCGGAGGCGCGAGTGCGCACCCTGCTGCTGGGCGCCGACCGCGACGGCGAACCCGAGCTGTGGGGCTCACCGGGCGAGCCGGTGCTGGTGTCGAAGAACCCGGCGGACCTGGACGACCCCGACGCGGCGTTCCGGGCACCGGCCAGCGCGCTGATGCTGCGTTCGGCGATGGCCGCCGACGCCGGTTTCGGCGAGGTCCTCGACCACGGCCACACCAGCAACGAGAACGGCGCCATCCTGCGCTTTCCCACGTCGCCGAACGAGAGGGTCTGA
- a CDS encoding ATP-binding cassette domain-containing protein, with translation MITLRGLTKRYGETLAVDSLDLEVRPGRVTGFLGPNGAGKTTTMRMVLGLDRPTAGQALVGGRPYRELDRPLHHVGAVLDARAVHPGRSARSHLLGLARTHRIPDRRVDEVLEAVGLAEAARRRAGAFSLGMSQRLGIAAALLGDPGLLLFDEPVNGLDPDGVRWIRDLMRSLADEGRTVFVSSHLMSEMQLTADHLVVLGRGRLITDAPLAEVLGNSAWTAVLVRAPHPEDLVTALEAEGAGVERPGPGELVVTGVPVERVGELAHRAGVALHRLSTRDASLEQAYRELTADSVQYTTANRSRP, from the coding sequence ATGATCACCCTGCGGGGACTGACCAAGCGCTACGGGGAGACGCTCGCCGTGGACTCGCTGGACCTGGAGGTCCGCCCCGGCCGGGTGACCGGCTTCTTGGGTCCCAACGGCGCGGGCAAGACCACGACGATGCGGATGGTGCTGGGCCTGGACCGGCCCACCGCCGGACAGGCCCTGGTCGGGGGCCGCCCCTACCGGGAGCTGGACCGGCCCCTGCACCACGTGGGCGCCGTCCTGGACGCCCGCGCGGTGCACCCCGGACGCAGCGCCCGCTCCCACCTGCTGGGGTTGGCCCGCACCCACCGCATCCCCGACCGCCGCGTGGACGAGGTGCTGGAGGCCGTGGGGCTGGCCGAGGCGGCGCGCAGGCGCGCGGGGGCCTTCTCCCTGGGTATGAGCCAGCGCCTGGGCATCGCCGCCGCCCTGCTGGGCGATCCGGGTCTGCTGCTGTTCGACGAGCCCGTCAACGGCCTGGACCCCGACGGCGTGCGCTGGATCCGCGACCTGATGCGCTCCCTCGCGGACGAGGGGCGCACGGTGTTCGTCTCCAGCCACCTGATGAGCGAGATGCAGCTGACCGCCGACCACCTGGTGGTGCTCGGCCGGGGGAGGCTCATCACCGACGCGCCCCTGGCCGAGGTGCTGGGCAACAGCGCGTGGACGGCCGTGCTGGTGCGCGCGCCCCACCCCGAGGACCTGGTCACCGCGCTGGAGGCGGAGGGGGCCGGGGTGGAGCGCCCCGGCCCGGGCGAACTGGTGGTCACCGGCGTACCCGTCGAACGGGTCGGGGAACTGGCCCACCGGGCGGGGGTGGCCCTGCACCGGCTGAGCACGCGCGACGCGTCCCTGGAGCAGGCCTACCGGGAGCTGACCGCCGACAGCGTGCAGTACACCACCGCGAACAGGAGCCGACCGTGA
- a CDS encoding sensor histidine kinase, whose translation MAEWAGDGDRPRAWARAAAAPLARAGRELTGTLLGLCTAVLTLVWVLAAAAALVCAPFLTSRARHRFRGVVTRWAVRLGDADLARLARWSGGGVAGPGVEAAPRVAYLLLRLPAALLCGYLAPTALMLVVVFVGGAALELFTGGGTHVPVLMPGARVHVSSISVGLLMGLVVLAATWLVVALASAADRALARRLVGPSSEDLLHRRIDELTSTRSGIVRAVDEERRRIERDLHDGVQQRVVALAMLLGRAQRGHDPERAARLVRQAHTETRVLLDELREVAWRVYPTALDTLGLEAALTEVAERSPLPVRVRARLSAPPPRELATAVYFVAREAITNAVKHAGAEVVIVHLDDADGVLDLRVLDDGRGGADPDGGGLTGLARRVRALDGTLAVHSPRGGPTTVRAALPLTTIRSPHAPGDR comes from the coding sequence ATGGCCGAGTGGGCCGGGGACGGGGACCGTCCCCGCGCCTGGGCGCGTGCGGCGGCCGCGCCGCTGGCACGGGCCGGGCGCGAGTTGACGGGCACCCTGCTGGGGCTGTGCACCGCCGTGCTCACGCTGGTGTGGGTCCTCGCGGCGGCCGCGGCGCTGGTGTGCGCCCCGTTCCTGACCTCCCGGGCCCGGCACCGGTTCCGCGGCGTGGTGACCCGGTGGGCGGTGCGCCTGGGCGACGCGGACCTGGCCCGCCTGGCCCGGTGGTCGGGGGGCGGCGTGGCCGGCCCGGGGGTCGAGGCCGCCCCGCGCGTGGCCTACCTGCTGCTGCGCCTTCCGGCGGCGCTGCTGTGCGGCTACCTGGCGCCCACGGCGCTGATGCTGGTGGTGGTCTTCGTCGGCGGGGCCGCACTGGAGCTGTTCACCGGGGGCGGCACCCACGTGCCGGTGCTCATGCCCGGCGCGCGGGTACACGTCTCCAGCATCAGCGTGGGCCTGCTCATGGGCCTGGTCGTCCTGGCGGCGACGTGGCTGGTGGTGGCGCTGGCCTCGGCCGCCGACCGCGCCCTGGCCCGCCGTCTGGTGGGTCCCAGCAGCGAGGACCTGCTGCACCGGCGCATCGACGAGCTGACCTCCACCCGGTCGGGCATCGTGCGGGCGGTGGACGAGGAGCGGCGGCGCATCGAACGCGACCTGCACGACGGGGTCCAGCAGCGCGTGGTGGCGCTGGCCATGCTGCTGGGGCGGGCCCAGCGCGGCCACGACCCCGAGCGCGCGGCGCGGCTGGTCCGCCAGGCGCACACCGAGACCCGGGTACTGCTGGACGAGCTGCGGGAGGTGGCCTGGCGGGTCTACCCCACCGCGCTGGACACCCTGGGCCTGGAGGCGGCGCTGACCGAGGTGGCCGAACGCAGCCCGCTGCCGGTGCGGGTGCGCGCGCGCCTGTCGGCCCCGCCGCCCCGCGAACTGGCCACGGCGGTGTACTTCGTGGCGCGCGAGGCCATCACCAACGCCGTCAAGCACGCCGGGGCCGAGGTGGTGATCGTGCACCTGGACGACGCCGACGGCGTCCTGGACCTGCGGGTGCTCGACGACGGCCGCGGCGGCGCCGACCCCGATGGCGGCGGACTGACCGGCCTGGCCAGGCGGGTGCGGGCCCTGGACGGCACACTGGCGGTACACAGTCCCCGGGGCGGTCCGACCACGGTACGCGCCGCGCTGCCCCTGACCACGATACGGAGCCCCCATGCGCCTGGTGATCGCTGA
- a CDS encoding ABC transporter protein codes for MTTSTTTGQPPAPSADRAPGPARALSDLAAAASAEWVKLRSVRSTWWGLAAALLLMAVVAPGAAVSTVGNMQNGNLPTAEIPASEMAVYAAVWAVQFAVIAVALPVITSEYSSRSIHPTLQAVPVRVRVLAAKALAVAATVFAASLVTGAVGTLLAHLVMRHPYLEGYGTLDPGQAAADVVRTAVYLTAVAVATVGVGSALRSAAAALTTVFMLILGLPVMLLLMGSEVGVYLAGRMPFLAGISFVDSAFVIGRFDHALTPAAGGAVLVYWTAASLAAGALVLRLRDA; via the coding sequence GTGACGACCTCCACCACGACCGGGCAGCCCCCGGCCCCCTCCGCCGACCGCGCCCCCGGCCCGGCCCGGGCCCTGTCCGACCTGGCCGCGGCCGCCTCGGCCGAGTGGGTCAAGCTCCGCTCGGTGCGCTCCACCTGGTGGGGCCTGGCCGCGGCCCTGCTGCTCATGGCCGTGGTGGCGCCGGGCGCGGCGGTCTCGACCGTCGGCAACATGCAGAACGGGAACCTGCCGACCGCCGAGATCCCGGCGTCGGAGATGGCGGTCTACGCCGCCGTGTGGGCCGTGCAGTTCGCCGTCATCGCCGTGGCGCTTCCGGTGATCACCTCCGAGTACTCCTCCCGCTCCATCCACCCCACCCTCCAGGCGGTCCCGGTGCGGGTGCGCGTGCTCGCGGCGAAGGCCCTGGCCGTGGCCGCCACCGTGTTCGCGGCGTCGCTGGTGACGGGGGCGGTCGGTACGCTTCTGGCGCACCTGGTGATGCGGCACCCCTACCTGGAGGGGTACGGCACCCTGGACCCGGGGCAGGCCGCCGCGGACGTGGTGCGCACGGCCGTGTACCTGACCGCCGTGGCCGTGGCCACCGTGGGGGTCGGCTCCGCGCTGCGGTCGGCCGCCGCGGCGCTGACCACGGTGTTCATGCTGATTCTGGGCCTGCCGGTGATGTTGTTGCTGATGGGCAGCGAGGTGGGTGTCTACCTCGCCGGGCGCATGCCGTTCCTCGCCGGGATCTCGTTCGTGGACAGCGCCTTCGTGATCGGGCGGTTCGACCACGCGCTCACGCCCGCCGCGGGCGGCGCGGTGCTCGTGTACTGGACCGCGGCGAGCCTGGCGGCGGGCGCCCTGGTGCTCCGGCTCCGGGACGCCTGA
- a CDS encoding exonuclease domain-containing protein — protein sequence MSRTWTAIDFETANHDRGSACAVGLVRVRDGAVVDRYTTLIRPPRQVDFFSRHNIAVHGITAADVADAPSWEQAHARIVEFADGGPLVAHNAAFDMGVLRQACGHTGLSHPAWEYACTLALSRRTWSGLPDHKLPTVCAHIGHRVTHHHRADADAEAAARIVIAAMERYGTPSLADLTRAARTDLRRVEALPGSAVPAPVPAAAAPVQPALLAASAAAAAPEDRFGRWQRDARTPLPEPSPDADPTGPLYGRTVCVSGDLESMDKPEVWRRVAEAGGRPAKNVTRKTDMLVLGGHGGPGKTAKHLRAEIYRERGQRIDLVTEAELLALLGMTTRP from the coding sequence GTGTCCCGGACCTGGACCGCGATCGACTTCGAGACCGCCAACCACGACCGCGGCAGCGCGTGCGCGGTCGGCCTGGTGCGGGTGCGCGACGGCGCGGTCGTGGACCGGTACACCACGCTGATCCGGCCGCCGAGGCAGGTGGACTTCTTCTCCCGCCACAACATCGCCGTGCACGGCATCACCGCGGCCGACGTCGCCGACGCCCCCTCCTGGGAACAGGCGCACGCGCGCATCGTGGAGTTCGCCGACGGCGGCCCCCTGGTGGCGCACAACGCCGCCTTCGACATGGGGGTGCTGCGCCAGGCCTGCGGACACACCGGGCTGTCCCACCCGGCGTGGGAGTACGCGTGCACGCTGGCGCTGTCCCGGCGCACCTGGAGCGGGCTGCCCGACCACAAGCTGCCGACCGTGTGCGCCCACATCGGGCACCGGGTGACGCACCACCACCGAGCCGACGCCGACGCCGAGGCCGCCGCGCGCATCGTGATCGCCGCCATGGAGCGCTACGGCACCCCGTCGCTGGCCGACCTGACCCGTGCCGCGCGGACGGACCTGCGCCGGGTGGAGGCCTTGCCCGGGAGCGCGGTGCCCGCCCCGGTCCCGGCCGCCGCCGCGCCCGTCCAGCCCGCGCTGCTCGCCGCGTCCGCCGCGGCTGCCGCGCCCGAGGACCGGTTCGGACGGTGGCAGCGCGACGCCCGGACGCCGCTGCCCGAGCCCTCCCCGGACGCCGACCCCACCGGGCCGCTGTACGGGCGCACCGTGTGCGTCTCCGGCGACCTGGAGTCCATGGACAAGCCCGAGGTGTGGCGGCGCGTGGCCGAGGCGGGCGGGCGGCCCGCCAAGAACGTCACCAGGAAGACCGACATGCTCGTCCTCGGGGGCCACGGCGGCCCCGGAAAGACCGCCAAGCACCTGCGGGCCGAGATCTACCGCGAGCGAGGCCAGCGCATCGACCTGGTCACCGAGGCCGAACTGCTGGCCCTGCTGGGGATGACCACCCGCCCCTGA
- a CDS encoding response regulator, producing the protein MRLVIADDSVLLREGLVRLLEEEGHEVAAAVGDADALLAAVAEHAPDAAVVDVRMPPTHTDEGLRAALRIRAEHGRVAVLVLSQYVEQRYAAELLAGASGGVGYLLKDRVSEVGEFLEALERVRAGGAAFDPEVVRQLLARTTHTDPLARLTPRERDVLEHMAQGLSNASIAERLYVSLSAVEKHVNAIFDKLGLGHASGYSRRVLAVLRYLGS; encoded by the coding sequence ATGCGCCTGGTGATCGCTGACGACTCGGTCCTGCTCAGGGAGGGCCTGGTGCGGTTGTTGGAGGAGGAGGGCCACGAGGTGGCGGCGGCGGTCGGCGACGCCGACGCGCTGCTGGCCGCGGTCGCCGAGCACGCGCCCGACGCCGCCGTGGTGGACGTGCGGATGCCGCCCACCCACACCGACGAGGGGCTGCGGGCGGCGCTGCGTATCCGCGCCGAGCACGGGAGGGTCGCGGTGCTGGTGCTGTCGCAGTACGTGGAGCAGCGCTACGCCGCCGAACTGCTGGCCGGGGCCTCGGGAGGGGTGGGCTACCTGCTCAAGGACCGGGTGTCGGAGGTGGGGGAGTTCCTGGAGGCCCTGGAGCGGGTGCGCGCGGGCGGGGCGGCCTTCGACCCCGAGGTGGTGCGCCAGCTGCTGGCGCGCACCACCCACACCGACCCGCTGGCCCGGCTCACCCCGCGCGAGCGCGACGTCCTGGAGCACATGGCGCAGGGGCTGAGCAACGCCTCGATCGCCGAGCGGCTGTACGTGTCGCTGAGCGCGGTGGAGAAGCACGTCAACGCGATCTTCGACAAGCTGGGTCTGGGGCACGCCTCCGGTTACAGCCGCCGGGTGCTGGCGGTGCTGCGCTACCTGGGCAGCTGA